One Spinacia oleracea cultivar Varoflay chromosome 4, BTI_SOV_V1, whole genome shotgun sequence DNA segment encodes these proteins:
- the LOC110775113 gene encoding uncharacterized protein, with translation MRRGVRTGSTCSGTGNRHVRVKNMESEDSDEDYVAEVDEIDDQSDELDSLVGDGSEEGSFFEAPEEEEEENEGGWRRVIKPKVKKRSTRNRGNVIKRPKKRKRVVRSDDEEESDDDNDEEFTPEEEYLEEEEEDEDEDEEEEEEEFLMLKTNTRKRGRSTSKTRASVKSRKKGSTKVVRKPRSKKRTKTSSLRTRRRVKSDGDEDFSDKGPTSRGRSSMRKPVRGKKRATTGSDSDFCAELSDYEFTISEEEREQIREANKFCGSLAPNLRSSRRIHKDEAFYEPKKPPARKGKGKVKAEEKKNDVSIPVCGICLTEEGKNIVRGTLNCCSHYFCFACIFEWSKVETRCPLCKQRFVSISKPGRCGKGFDLRDTVMPVPERDQVYQPSEEELRDFLNPYENVICTECHQGGDDALMLLCDLCDSPAHTYCVGLGREVPDGNWYCDGCRPAALLSSHSQTQDLTPDQRTSTGVSDGTSTYENMAEIDLNVSIPETQVSQGNGFLSSPRFTGGSFQAPSPVSGMGVSTVSGRRLIHRQIRNILTTRLSQISPGPGISGLGNLIGHGVNLTQQQSRTTIDVGPSFNSSYVDRLQERHSSSVQNRDSFPGRLGHMMRQIGHPSTSANGTDHSQVNWSGLDRLNLGEGQSQIFAGEQLRPCTGRSSIVPEIGVPHSHNRYAEHAGFVKQEVQSMVRNQLRIFSQEINLGNNDYVEISRRSVHTVMAACGLEPRRHDTYEAQPPICLHLESRLINVETSPSPINVCCIACLEGFVKDVVKMIMDTVLQPHWFGFRH, from the exons ATGAGGAGGGGAGTGAGAACTGGCTCAACGTGCAGTGGTACTGGTAACCGACATGTCCGTGTTAAAAATATGGAATCTGAGGATTCAGATGAGGACTATGTGGCTGAAGTAGATGAAATAGATGATCAATCTGATGAATTGGACTCCTTGGTTGGAGATGGTTCAGAGGAAGGGAGTTTCTTTGAGGCGCctgaggaagaggaagaggaaaaTGAGGGAGGATGGAGAAGAGTGATTAAGCCAAAGGTTAAGAAGAGATCTACAAGGAATAGAGGAAATGTCATAAAAAggccaaagaagagaaagagagttGTTAGGTCTGACGATGAAGAAGAATCTGATGATGATAACGATGAGGAGTTTACACCAGAGGAAGAATATttagaggaggaggaggaggatgaggatgaagatgaggaggaggaggaagaggagtTCTTGATGTTGAAGACAAACACCAGGAAAAGAGGGAGGTCCACATCGAAAACGAGAGCTTCTGTAAAAAGCCGGAAAAAAGGAAGTACAAAGGTTGTGAGGAAACCTCGTTCAAAGAAACGTACAAAGACAAGCAGCTTGAGGACGAGGAGGAGGGTGAAGTCGGATGGTGATGAGGACTTTAGTGATAAGGGTCCGACATCGAGAGGTAGGAGCAGCATGAGGAAACCTGTGCGTGGAAAGAAAAGGGCGACAACTGGGTCAGATTCCGATTTTTGTGCTGAATTATCCGACTATGAGTTCACTATATCTGAGGAAGAACGAGAACAAATCAGAGAAGCTAATAAGTTTTGTGGAAGCCTGGCTCCGAACTTGAGGAGTTCAAGGAGAATCCATAAAGATGAAGCTTTTTATGAGCCGAAAAAACCTCCTGCCAGGAAAGGCAAAGGCAAAGTCAAGGCAGAGGAGAAAAAGAATGATGTCAGCATTCCTGTTTGCGGTATTTGTTTGACAGAAGAAGGAAAGAATATTGTCCGCGGGACACTAAACTGTTGTAGCCACTATTTCTGTTTTGCTTGCATTTTCGAATGGTCAAAAGTGGAAACTCGTTGTCCATTGTGCAAGCAGAGGTTTGTTTCAATCAGTAAGCCTGGAAGATGTGGTAAAGGGTTTGATCTAAGGGATACGGTGATGCCAGTTCCAGAGCGTGATCAG GTCTATCAACCTTCTGAAGAGGAACTACGTGACTTTCTAAATCCCTATGAAAATGTCATTTGCACGGAGTGCCATCAAGGTGGGGATGATGCCCTCATGCTACTATGCGATCTATGTGATTCACCGGCACACACATACTGCGTTGGTCTTGGACGGGAAGTACCTGATGGCAATTGGTATTGTGATGGTTGCAGACCAGCTGCTCTTTTGTCTTCACATTCTCAAACTCAGGATCTCACTCCTGATCAAAGAACAAGTACCGGTGTTTCTGATGGAACATCTACATACGAGAACATGGCAGAAATAGACCTTAACGTGTCAATTCCAGAAACACAAGTTAGTCAAGGAAATGGGTTCCTTTCTTCTCCGAGATTTACCGGTGGAAGTTTTCAGGCACCTTCACCTGTTTCTGGGATGGGGGTATCAACTGTTTCAGGAAGACGATTGATACATCGTCAAATCCGAAATATTCTTACTACCAGATTGAGTCAAATATCCCCTGGGCCTGGTATAAGCGGTTTGGGAAATCTAATTGGTCATGGGGTTAATTTAACACAGCAACAGAGTAGAACAACAATAGATGTAGGGCCCTCGTTTAATTCTTCGTATGTAGATAGATTGCAGGAAAGACATTCTAGTAGTGTACAAAATAGGGATTCTTTTCCTGGAAGATTGGGCCACATGATGAGACAGATAGGTCATCCCTCAACTTCTGCAAATGGAACAGACCATAGCCAAGTAAATTGGAGTGGGCTAGACAGGTTGAATTTGGGTGAAGGTCAGAGTCAGATATTTGCGGGTGAACAACTTCGCCCTTGCACTGGTAGATCAAGCATAGTGCCTGAAATTGGTGTTCCTCACTCACATAACAGGTATGCGGAACATGCAGGTTTTGTGAAACAAGAAGTGCAATCAATGGTGAGGAACCAACTGAGGATCTTTTCCCAAGAAATAAACTTAG GTAATAACGATTATGTAGAAATTTCAAGGAGATCTGTGCACACCGTTATGGCGGCATGTGGGCTAGAACCTCGAAGACATGACACGTATGAAGCACAGCCGCCAATTTGTCTCCATCTGGAGAGTAGGTTGATCAATGTAGAAACCAGTCCTAGTCCTATTAATGTTTGTTGCATAGCTTGTTTAGAGGGCTTTGTGAAAGATGTTGTGAAGATGATCATGGATACAGTACTACAACCTCACTGGTTTGGTTTTAGACATTGA
- the LOC110779824 gene encoding ABC transporter F family member 5, with translation MDLATKLHRIDLRSSFITGSSSTLLDTRKSSILPLSSSFSTIKASNFSNNSLKPSKTTSQSNPRLRISSKLSATAVETSGTNTQSRDEIEALFSKDSTDHFDRKRGNNRNSKSGASSVSSGVRLENISKIYKGVTVLKNVSWEVKKGEKVGLVGVNGAGKTTQLRIIAGLEEPDSGNVIKVKNNMKISFLSQEFEVSMSKTVREEFMSAFKEEMEVAEKIEKVQKAIEGSVDDLDLMGRLLDELDLLQNRAQAVDLVQVDAKISKLMPELGFLPEDSDRLVASFSGGWQMRMSLGKILLQDPDLLLLDEPTNHLDLDTIEWFERYLNQLDVPMVIISHDRAFLDQLCTKIVETEMGVSRTFVGNYSDYVISKAAWIEAQFAAWEKQQKEIDQTKDIINRVGTGVSAARGSTAEKKLEKLQDEEQVEKPFIRKQMKIVFPEPERRSGKLVLTVNNLQFGYGDNVLFRNANLTIQKGEKIAIIGPNGCGKSSFLKLIMGLEKPTAGEIILGEHNVIPNYFEQNQAEALDLDKTVIQTVDEVAEEKELDEIKGLLGRLNFKSDMLDRKVSRLSGGEKARLAFCKFMVKKSTLLVLDEPTNHLDIPTKEMLEEAIQEYEGTVITVSHDRYFVRQIVNRVIEVKDGYLQDYVGDYNYYLEKNLDARQRELDREAELEEKNSKVKAKSKMTKAEKEARKKQKMLAFQQAKAKSKGLKNSKRWN, from the exons aTGGATTTGGCCACTAAACTTCACCGAATTGACCTTCGTTCATCTTTCATTACTGGTTCATCTTCAACCCTATTAGATACTCGCAAATCCTCAATTTTACCACTTTCTTCATCATTTTCAACAATTAAAGCTTCCAACTTTAGTAACAATTCTCTCAAACCTTCGAAAACCACTTCACAATCGAACCCTAGGCTTCGAATTTCATCCAAATTGTCTGCAACAGCTGTTGAAACGTCGGGCACAAATACCCAGAGCAGGGATGAGATTGAAGCTCTTTTTTCTAAGGATTCTACTGATCATTTTGATAGGAAAAGGGGGAATAATAGAAATTCAAAATCTGGGGCTTCAAGTGTTTCGTCTGGGGTTAGGTTAGAGAATATTAGTAAGATTTATAAGGGGGTCACTGTGCTGAAAAATGTGAGTTGGGAAGTGAAGAAGGGGGAAAAAGTAGGGTTAGTTGGAGTAAATGGGGCAGGAAAAACTACGCAATTGAGGATAATTGCTGGGTTGGAGGAACCTGATTCTGGGAATGTGATCAAGGTTAAGAACAATATGAAAATCTCGTTTTTGAGCCAAGAATTTGAGGTTTCGATGAGTAAGACAGTGAGAGAGGAGTTCATGAGCGCGTTTAAGGAAGAGATGGAGGTTGCAGAGAAGATTGAGAAGGTGCAAAAGGCTATTGAGGGGTCTGTTGATGATTTGGACTTAATGGGAAGGTTGTTGGATGAGCTGGATTTGTTGCAGAATAGGGCACAGGCTGTAGACTTGGTTCAGGTGGATGCTAAGATCAGTAAGTTGATGCCTGAACTCGGGTTTTTGCCTGAGGATTCGGATAGGTTAGTTGCATCTTTTAGTGGTGGATGGCAGATGAGAATGTCACTTGGGAAGATTTTGCTTCAG GATCCAGATTTGTTGCTCTTGGATGAGCCTACTAATCACCTTGATCTTGACACGATTGAGTGGTTTGAGAGATATCTTAACCAGTTGGACGTGCCGATGGTCATTATATCTCATGACAGAGCTTTCCTTGACCAGCTTTGTACCAAAATTGTGGAAACAGAAATGGGTGTATCTAGGACATTTGTAGGAAACTATTCTGACTATGTTATTTCAAAAGCTGCTTGGATTGAAGCTCAATTTGCTGCATGGGAGAAGCAACAGAAGGAAATTGATCAAACAAAGGACATAATTAACCGAGTTGGTACTGGAGTAAGTGCCGCCCGAGGATCTACTGCAGAGAAG AAATTAGAAAAGCTTCAAGATGAGGAGCAAGTTGAGAAGCCTTTCATAAGGAAGCAAATGAAGATTGTATTCCCTGAACCTGAGCGGAGGAGCGGGAAGTTGGTCTTGACAGTAAATAACCTCCAATTTGGCTATGGCGATAAT GTACTATTTCGCAATGCAAATCTTACAATTCAGAAGGGGGAGAAAATTGCTATTATTGGTCCCAACGGGTGCGGGAAAAGCAGTTTTTTAAAACTAATTATGGGTTTGGAGAAACCTACAGCTGGTGAAATTATATTAGGGGAGCACAATGTGATCCCAAATTATTTTGAGCAAAATCAG GCTGAAGCGCTGGATTTGGATAAAACGGTGATCCAAACAGTGGATGAAGTTGCGGAGGAAAAGGAACTGGATGAAATAAAAGGTCTTTTAGGGCGTCTAAATTTTAAGTCTGATATGCTTGATAGGAAGGTCTCCCGTTTGAGCGGCGGAGAGAAG GCGCGCTTGGCCTTCTGCAAGTTCATGGTGAAAAAGTCGACTTTACTGGTTCTCGATGAACCTACGAATCATTTGGATATACCTACAAAGGAGATGCTTGAG GAAGCTATACAAGAATATGAAGGTACCGTCATCACAGTTTCCCATGATCGGTATTTTGTCCGTCAAATAGTTAACAGAGTGATTGAGGTTAAGGATGGATATTTACAAGACTATGTTGGGGACTACAAT TATTATCTAGAGAAGAATCTTGATGCAAGACAGAGAGAATTGGACCGTGAGGCAGAGCTTGAAGAGAAGAATTCCAAAGTAAAAGCAAAATCGAAGATGACAAAG GCGGAGAAGGAGGCTCGGAAGAAACAGAAAATGTTGGCTTTTCAGCAAGCGAAAGCAAAATCAAAGGGGTTAAAGAACTCCAAGAGATGGAACTAA